Proteins encoded by one window of Cheilinus undulatus linkage group 13, ASM1832078v1, whole genome shotgun sequence:
- the LOC121520219 gene encoding neuromedin-U receptor 1-like: FSTILEMNCSLAALISPAATFFSGPGCPQEFVACGMNVSWVLAYASTKELEELCLSEDEFLEGQLGLRKSPVFLPVCITYLTIFLVGVLGNSLTCAVILRYRVMQTPTNYYLLSLAVSDLLVLLLGMPLELYEMWENYPFLLGEGGCYFKTFLFETVCFASILNVTALSVERYVAVVHPLKVKHMTTRAHVKRVILLLWVLSMLCAGPNTSMQGIEELDPLFGRRFPQSAMCKVVKPPWMYNRIILISTLVFFLLPMLIISILYLLIGLQLHREKLMTVMDSRSSCEPESLSMAHQKKMSKRNMQVTKMLSVLVVVFGICWAPFHMDRLMWSYMDTSDVEHLHIFGPIHIISGVFFYLSSAINPILYNLMSTRFREMFSHITCCSKRWQTNSSLRMTQRSTVSNKMTI; encoded by the exons TTCTCCACCATACTGGAAATGAACTGCTCCCTTGCTGCTCTTATATCACCTGCTGCCACATTTTTTAGTGGCCCTGGCTGCCCTCAGGAATTTGTGGCATGTGGGATGAATGTCTCCTGGGTTTTGGCGTATGCCTCTACCAAAGAGCTGGAAGAGTTGTGTTTGAGTGAAGATGAATTCCTGGAAGGGCAGCTGGGGCTTCGGAAATCACCGGTTTTCCTCCCTGTCTGTATCACCTACCTCACCATCTTCTTGGTAGGTGTTTTGGGGAATTCCCTGACTTGTGCGGTCATTTTGCGCTACAGGGTGATGCAGACGCCGACAAACTACTACCTGCTGAgtctggctgtgtctgacctactggtgctgctgctgggcATGCCGTTAGAGCTGTACGAGATGTGGGAGAACTACCCGTTTCTGCTTGGAGAAGGAGGTTGCTACTTCAAGACCTTCCTGTTTGAGACTGTCTGTTTCGCGTCGATCCTCAACGTCACGGCTCTCAGTGTGGAGCGCTATGTGGCAGTGGTGCACCCTCTCAAAGTCAAGCACATGACGACACGTGCTCATGTCAAGAGGGTGATCTTGTTGTTGTGGGTGCTGTCCATGCTATGTGCTGGGCCAAACACCAGCATGCAAGGGATCGAGGAGCTGGATCCACTGTTTGGACGAAGGTTTCCCCAATCTGCCATGTGCA AAGTGGTAAAGCCCCCGTGGATGTACAACCGGATCATCCTGATTTCTACGCTGGTCTTCTTCCTGCTACCAATGCTGATTATCAGCATTCTCTACCTGCTCATTGGTCTGCAGCTGCACAGGGAGAAGCTGATGACTGTGATGGACTCCAGGAGTAGCTGTGAACCAGAAAGCCTCTCCATGGCCCACCAGAAGAAGATGAGCAAGCGCAACATGCAAGTCACCAAAATGCTGA GTGTGCTGGTCGTGGTGTTTGGAATCTGCTGGGCTCCCTTCCACATGGACCGCTTAATGTGGAGCTACATGGACACCTCTGATGTGGAGCACCTTCACATATTCGGCCCCATCCACATCATTTCTGGAGTTTTCTTCTACCTGAGCTCTGCCATCAACCCCATCCTCTACAACCTCATGTCCACCAGATTCAGAGAGATGTTCAGTCACATTACGTGCTGCTCGAAACGCTGGCAGACGAACTCCAGCTTACGGATGACCCAACGCAGCACCGTGAGCAACAAAATGACCATTTGA